A single region of the Triticum dicoccoides isolate Atlit2015 ecotype Zavitan chromosome 2B, WEW_v2.0, whole genome shotgun sequence genome encodes:
- the LOC119360402 gene encoding ent-kaurenoic acid oxidase 1-like — MAMAVGGMGAGDLAWWLGLVLGAAPLLCLAVWHSADAWYRAAFFLRHGGRRRLPPGHMGLPFLGETLSLLWHFKLARHPDAFIATKRRAHGAGAGIYRTHLFGSPAVIVCTPAANKFVLQSADSFGVRWPMPELVGHTSVVNVEGASHSRLRGFILAAINRPSSLQTIATVVQPRVVAALAAWADMGTIVAATEIKKVTFANICKMFISMEPSPLTCQIDQWFGGLVAGLRAFPLDFPGTAFHGARKCRRKLNAVFRQELEARKKVDKECDDLMSGLMHMEDEQGRKLSDEEVVDNIVSLVVAGYESTASAIMWATYHLAKSPAALAKLREENVALSESKAGSPLMITHDDLPKMKYTAKVVEETIRMANIAPMLHRVANKDVEYGGYMIPAGWSVLVWVRSLHTDPSFYQDPLTFKPDRWDEPAKPGTYQVFGGGYRICAGNMLARLQLTIMLHHLSIGYEWELLNPNAEIGYLPHPRPMDGATMAFRKLKTSA; from the exons atggcgatggcggtGGGAGGCATGGGCGCGGGCGACTTGGCATGGTGGCTGggcctcgtcctcggcgccgccccgctgCTCTGCCTCGCCGTCTGGCACTCCGCCGACGCCTGGTACCGCGCCGCCTTCTTCCTCAGGCACGGCGGCCGACGCCGCCTCCCGCCGGGCCACATGGGCCTGCCCTTCCTCGGCGAGACGCTCTCCCTGCTCTGGCACTTCAAGCTGGCACGCCACCCGGACGCCTTCATCGCCACGAAAAGGCGCGCGCACGGGGCCGGGGCCGGCATCTACCGGACGCACCTCTTCGGCTCCCCCGCGGTCATCGTGTGCACGCCGGCCGCCAACAAGTTCGTGCTCCAGTCCGCCGACAGCTTCGGCGTGCGGTGGCCCATGCCGGAGCTCGTCGGCCACACGTCCGTCGTCAACGTCGAGGGCGCCAGCCACTCCAGGCTCCGGGGCTTCATCCTCGCTGCCATCAACCGTCCCAGCTCGCTACAGACTATCGCCACCGTTGTGCAGCCGCGCGTCGTGGCGGCGCTAGCGGCGTGGGCCGACATGGGGACCATCGTCGCCGCCACCGAGATCAAGAAA GTGACGTTCGCCAACATCTGCAAGATGTTTATAAGCATGGAGCCGTCGCCATTGACGTGCCAGATCGACCAGTGGTTCGGCGGCTTGGTTGCTGGCCTCCGGGCATTTCCCTTGGATTTTCCAGGGACGGCATTTCATGGTGCTCGCAAG TGCCGTCGGAAGCTCAACGCGGTCTTCAGGCaggagctggaggcgaggaagaaggTGGACAAGGAGTGCGACGATCTGATGAGCGGGCTGATGCACATGGAGGACGAGCAGGGGAGGAAGCTGAGCGACGAGGAGGTGGTGGACAACATCGTCTCCCTCGTCGTCGCCGGCTACGAGTCCACCGCCAGCGCCATCATGTGGGCTACCTACCACCTAGCCAAATCCCCCGCCGCCCTCGCGAAGCTCCGAGAGGAGAACGTGGCGCTGAGCGAGAGCAAAGCCGGCTCACCGTTGATGATCACCCACGACGACCTCCCGAAGATGAAGTACACGGCGAAGGTGGTGGAGGAGACGATCCGGATGGCCAATATCGCGCCAATGCTGCACCGCGTGGCCAACAAGGACGTGGAGTACGGCGGGTACATGATTCCGGCAGGGTGGTCGGTGCTGGTGTGGGTGAGGTCGCTGCACACCGACCCCAGCTTCTACCAGGATCCCCTCACCTTCAAGCCCGATAGATGGGAT gaGCCGGCGAAGCCAGGGACGTACCAGGTGTTCGGTGGCGGCTACAGGATATGTGCCGGCAACATGCTCGCTAGGCTGCAGCTCACCATCATGTTGCATCACCTCTCCATTGGATACGA ATGGGAGCTGTTGAATCCGAATGCGGAGATCGGTTACCTTCCACACCCAAGGCCGATGGACGGTGCAACCATGGCCTTCCGTAAGCTCAAGACCAGCGCATGA